Below is a window of Spirochaetota bacterium DNA.
ATGGCATAATTGGTATCAGTGAACACTCAGAACGATAACGCTCTACGGGAGATCCGTGCCGCATTGCCGAACGATCGGGTGAGCTTTATCGTTTCCGGCAAACGGCTTTCAGCTTTATCAGCAGGGATATATTCCCCCGCTCCCCATGCGCTTGCCGACACGCAATGTCTCGATGATTTTCGTCTGCTCTATCTCCTCTCCGGCAGCGGCACCTATACCGATGCGAACGGCGTGGATCGGACATTGATCCCCGGGAGCGTCCTCTTCCGCATTCCCGGCATGAAACATACCATAAAAAGAGATGCTGACAACTGGTGTGATTTTTTTGT
It encodes the following:
- a CDS encoding AraC family ligand binding domain-containing protein, encoding MNTQNDNALREIRAALPNDRVSFIVSGKRLSALSAGIYSPAPHALADTQCLDDFRLLYLLSGSGTYTDANGVDRTLIPGSVLFRIPGMKHTIKRDADNWCDFFVTLPGSFYASMASNGFIPSITADIAPSQRITHAVIAVIETMRHARAAAVLSRILERFAVVEE